Proteins from a single region of Trichoplusia ni isolate ovarian cell line Hi5 chromosome 3, tn1, whole genome shotgun sequence:
- the LOC113508961 gene encoding UPF0547 protein C16orf87-like isoform X2 has protein sequence MGKHKMIAKSCPKCELQVAVASKSCKCGHTFFAARRAADCLPAVEDIRRRTGRVRRSQPQFYDAQHYQKQIKRRSPKKRSLSRSMDEDTKPKDKNESARARRRRALRRAQRPPPGNNSGDRTRDPTPQLRPPQIARCRLILEEINRKISAVTWQPPADA, from the exons atgggTAAACACAAAATGATAGCTAAAAGTTGTCCGAAATGCGAATTGCAG GTCGCTGTTGCCAGTAAGTCATGTAAATGCGGGCACACGTTCTTTGCTGCAAGAAGAGCGGCAGACTGCTTACCGGCCGTTGAGGATATAAGGAGAAGGACGGGTAGAGTGCGGCGGTCACAGCCGCAGTTCTACGATGCACAGCATTATCAGAAACAGATTAAGAGGAGG TCACCCAAAAAGAGATCGCTCTCCCGATCTATGGACGAAGATACAAAACCGAAAGACAAAAACGAAAGCG CGCGCGCTCGCCGTCGCCGTGCCCTCCGCAGGGCTCAGCGACCCCCACCAGGGAACAACAGCGGGGATCGTACTAGAGACCCCACACCGCAATTAAGACCCCCACAAATAGCTAGATGTCGTCTTATCCTAGAAGaaatcaatagaaaaatatCAGCTGTTACTTGGCAGCCCCCAGCTGACGCATAG
- the LOC113508961 gene encoding UPF0547 protein C16orf87-like isoform X1 → MGKHKMIAKSCPKCELQMYSSQVAVASKSCKCGHTFFAARRAADCLPAVEDIRRRTGRVRRSQPQFYDAQHYQKQIKRRSPKKRSLSRSMDEDTKPKDKNESARARRRRALRRAQRPPPGNNSGDRTRDPTPQLRPPQIARCRLILEEINRKISAVTWQPPADA, encoded by the exons atgggTAAACACAAAATGATAGCTAAAAGTTGTCCGAAATGCGAATTGCAG ATGTATTCTTCTCAGGTCGCTGTTGCCAGTAAGTCATGTAAATGCGGGCACACGTTCTTTGCTGCAAGAAGAGCGGCAGACTGCTTACCGGCCGTTGAGGATATAAGGAGAAGGACGGGTAGAGTGCGGCGGTCACAGCCGCAGTTCTACGATGCACAGCATTATCAGAAACAGATTAAGAGGAGG TCACCCAAAAAGAGATCGCTCTCCCGATCTATGGACGAAGATACAAAACCGAAAGACAAAAACGAAAGCG CGCGCGCTCGCCGTCGCCGTGCCCTCCGCAGGGCTCAGCGACCCCCACCAGGGAACAACAGCGGGGATCGTACTAGAGACCCCACACCGCAATTAAGACCCCCACAAATAGCTAGATGTCGTCTTATCCTAGAAGaaatcaatagaaaaatatCAGCTGTTACTTGGCAGCCCCCAGCTGACGCATAG
- the LOC113508945 gene encoding zinc finger protein 354A-like, whose product MRCCVPNCKNDSRHISKSQGITFHVFPNETSLRTSWLKALGKETWEPKERSAICSEHFLCEDLYETRSGLRKVKVGAVPLIVQDTAVCDYGEPASLKVCRICLVMDTKLIPIRIYKLQQAYENLTGIMLNEEDKLPQKLCVECVQRLQNCSRFRHKCLRANSLMLEVIKKQDCLTLQNIKTINRENNLLSSTLSIKHFEPNHCDATISSTQDNYDLEIKQENQIFFTEEEEEKTDVEKNLPIEEELQKDPRIEEYLSEKDNFSSDDSLPLETCKAKKIKKRKVKEKKPIKRLKKKDQSEPKIDRRRKPFLNDDLNETLFTITDLSVEEQIAEIVKRQDSSNYKNAVFKCTECFKGFLDEDAYNSHMTRHTNQCGDHECEICKTHFKHPHALRKHITAHHTQRFSCKQCTYVTTHRQTARLHERWHKGTKYRCPHCQDEFVKFTTYMGHIRIKHPSDFVCELCGYSFVSAKGIELHKKLKHRLDNVQIPDDGPLCELCNVRFVSNEAHRRHLSVSARHNTGTDKDSRESNKPKKGRKTKESKELERRAREKEQEDEDSDKRRLYPSQMRKAEGPIPCEQCGLQLEDSRAYHGHFRRMHPDKNRTNYPSMKSPCMCEVCGRMFQSYALLKDHTWVHTGERPFKCDSCGKSFRMKQRLVAHRRVHSQTRASYVCALCGKHFSTHSNRQRHMFIHTGLKPFKCEMCGKGFKHASEKRAHITYVHLKKPWPKRARGKRRPETRQGPLPPQGGNDMDVAPQMWPPCDPKLSDMSMIEDKPVYYNLKI is encoded by the exons ATGAGGTGTTGTGTGCCGAACTGTAAGAATGATTCGCGGCATATTTCTAAATCGCAGGGAATTACGTTTCAtgt GTTCCCAAACGAGACATCGCTTAGAACATCATGGCTCAAGGCCCTTGGAAAAGAAACTTGGGAACCGAAGGAGCGTAGTGCGATATGTTCCGAGCATTTCTTATGTGAAGACTTGTATGAGACTAGAAGCGGACTTCGAAAGGTCAAGGTTGGAGCCGTTCCGTTGATAGTACAG gATACTGCAGTTTGTGACTATGGTGAACCGGCAAGTCtgaag GTTTGCCGAATTTGCTTGGTAATGGACACTAAATTAATACCGATAAGAATATATAAACTGCAGCAGGCTTATGAAAATCTTACAGGAATAATG ttaaatgAAGAAGACAAATTGCCCCAGAAGCTTTGCGTCGAGTGTGTCCAGAGACTACAGAATTGTAGCCGTTTCAGACACAAATGTCTGAGAGCGAATTCTCTGATGCTAGAAGTTATAAAGAAACAGGATTGT ctcaccttacaaaatataaaaacaatcaacCGAGAAAACAATTTACTATCTTCAACGTtatctataaaacattttgaaccCAACCATTGTGACGCAACCATATCATCAACGCAAGATAATTACGACCTAGAAATCAAACAAGAAAACCAAATATTCTTCACCGAAGAAGAAGAGGAAAAGACCGATGTAGAGAAGAATCTTCCCATCGAAGAAGAATTACAAAAGGACCCTCGAATAGAAGAATACTTATCAGAGAAAGATAATTTTTCATCAGACGACAGTCTACCTTTAGAAACATGTAAAGCGAAGAAGATAAAAAAGAGGAAAGTTAAAGAGAAGAAACCAATTAAAAGATTGAAGAAGAAAGATCAGTCGGAACCGAAAATTGACAGGAGAAGGAAGCCATTTTTGAATGATGATCTTAATGAAACCTTGTTTACCATAACTGATCTTTCAGTTGAAGAACAAATTGCTGAAATAGTGAAAAGACAGGAcagttcaaattataaaaatgcagtttttaaatgtacagagtgttttaaaggttttttggACGAAGATGCCTATAACAGTCATATGACACGGCATACAAAT caATGCGGTGATCATGAATGCGAGATATGCAAGACACACTTTAAGCACCCACATGCGTTACGGAAGCATATAACTGCACATCATACACAGAGGTTCAGTTGTAAACAATGTACTTACGTGAcgacacacagacagacagcgcGACTGCACGAGCGATGGCATAAAGGCACTAAGTACAGATGTCCGCATTGTCAAGATGAATTCGT taaattcACAACATACATGGGTCATATACGCATAAAGCATCCATCGGACTTCGTGTGCGAGCTGTGTGGGTACTCCTTCGTGAGTGCGAAAGGGATAGAGCTACATAAGAAACTGAAACACAGACTCGATAATGTACAG attCCCGACGACGGCCCTCTATGTGAGCTGTGCAATGTAAGATTTGTGTCAAACGAAGCACATAGGAGACATTTGAGTGTTTCAGCGAGACATAATACAG GTACAGACAAAGACTCAAGGGAATCGAACAAGCCCAAGAAGGGGAGGAAGACGAAAGAATCGAAAGAGTTAGAGAGAAGAGCGAGAGAGAAGGAACAAGAAGACGAAGACAGCGATAAGAGAAGATTATATCCAAGTCAGATGCGGAAAGCAGAGGGGCCTATACCGTGTGAACAG TGTGGACTACAACTAGAAGACTCTAGGGCCTATCATGGTCATTTCCGTCGTATGCATCCGGATAAGAATCGAACCAACTACCCATCGATGAAGTCGCCGTGCATGTGTGAGGTCTGCGGCAGAATGTTCCAG AGCTACGCCCTCCTAAAAGACCATACGTGGGTCCATACTGGGGAAAGACCATTTAAATGTGACTCGTGCGGCAAATCGTTCAGGATGAAACAACGCCTGGTCGCTCACAGACGGGTCCACAGCCAAACTAGAGCCAGCTATGTGTGTGCACTCTGCGGAAAACACTTCTCAACACACAGCAACAGACAACGGCATATGTTT ATACACACTGGTCTCAAACCGTTCAAATGTGAGATGTGTGGTAAAGGATTCAAGCATGCGAGCGAGAAGAGGGCTCATATAACCTACGTGCACTTGAAGAAGCCATGGCCGAAGCGGGCGAGGGGCAAGCGACGCCCGGAGACTagacag GGCCCCTTGCCCCCACAGGGGGGTAACGACATGGACGTAGCCCCGCAAATGTGGCCACCCTGTGACCCCAAACTGTCCGATATGTCTATGATTGAAGATAAACCAGTGTATTATAATCTGAAGATTTAA